The region ATGGTGGCTGTCAAGAAAAAATTCGAGCACCGCTTCATGGGATGCGGCGTCCAAATGACAAGCCGATGCATATCGTCCGGGATTATCCAGTGCTTCCAGGATGATGACGCCATAAGGCAACTGAAGGCGGGCCGCGGGATCCCGACGGGTGCGGCGCATTTTAATGGAAGTTGCGTCCGCGCGGCATCACCTCGGCAGTTTCCGCTATGCCGGAATTGCGGCCTGTGGCCGCCATTCGTTTTTCCAGCTCCGCTCTCTCCTGTGCATGTGCAAGCTTTTTCTGCCGCTGATCGACACCTGGGCTCAGCACTTCGTCTGCCCGCTCGCAGACGCCGAAACGCCGGGCCTCGCGCTGCAGGATGCCGAGCGCCGGCGTCATGTCCTCGATTTGCTCGACGACGGTATGGATCACGCCGCTCTGGCTTTGCAGCCTGCCGCGGATTTTCACCAACCGGGCGCCCATCACAACCGAGCGGTATGTGTCGAAGATTTTCGGCCAGACGATCGCATTGGCGACGCCGGTCTCATCCTCGAGCGTCATGAAGATCACGCCTTTGGCCGATCCCGGCCGTTGGCGCACCGGCACCAGGCCCGCAATCGTCACCCTTCTGCCGTTGGCGACTTTCAACAGATCGACATTGCGCGTCACATCGGCATGCCGCAATTCCTCGCGCAGGAAGGAGACCGGATGCGCCTTCAGCGACAGCGAGAGATAACGATAGTCCTCGATGACCTGCTCTCCCGGCAGCATGTCCGGCAGCTTCGTTGCCGGCTCAGCCTGGAGATCGACATGACGGACCTGCTCGAAAAGCGGCAGCTCCTCGGCTGCGCTCTTCACATCCAAGGCCCGCACCGCCCAGAGCGCGTCGCGTCGCGATAGCTTGAGGGATTGGAAGGCATCGGCATCCGCCAGCCGCTCGATGACGGATTTCTGCAGGCCGGACCGCAGCCAGAGGTCCCGAACGGAACCGTAGCCTCTGCCTCGATGTTTGACGAGCAGCTCCATCTCCTTATCCGAGATGCCCTTGATCTGCCGAAAGCCGAGCCGCACCGCATGCCGGGCCTTGATGATCCCGCGCATCTCACGGTGATGGAAATCGACAGCATTCGGATCGAAAGCAGCCTCTTCCAGACCGCAATCCCAATCGGATTCATTGATGTCGACCGGCAGGATCCTTACCCCATGCTCGCGTGCATCCCGTACCAGCTGCGCCGGCGCATAGAACCCCATCGGCTGGGAATTCAGCATCGCCGCGCAGAAGACGTCGGGATAATAGGCCTTGAGCCAAGAGGAGGCATAGACGAGCAGCGCAAAGGAGGCGGCATGGCTTTCAGGGAAGCCATATTCACCGAAGCCTTTGATCTGGTTGAAACATTGCTGCGCGAATTCCCGAGCATAACCCTTTGAGGCCATTCCCTCGATGAACCTCGTCTCGAAATTGCCGATCGTGCCGGTTCGCTTGAATGTCGCCATCGCCCTGCGAAGCTTGTCGGCTTCCGCAGGCGCAAAGCCTGCAGCGGTAATGGCGATCTGCATCGCCTGTTCCTGAAACAGCGGCACGCCGAGGGTTCTTTCCAGAACCGTTTTCAGCTCCTCGCTTGGATATTCGATCGGGATATTCCTGGCCCGCTGCTCCCGGCGCTTCAGATAGGGATGCACCATATCGCCCTGGATGGGGCCCGGCCGGACGATCGCCACCTCGATGACGAGGTCGTAGAACAGCTTCGGCTTCAGGCGCGGCAGCATGCTCATCTGCGCCCGGCTCTCGATCTGGAAGACGCCAAGCGTATCGGCCCGGCCCATCATCTCGTAAACCGGCCTGCCTTCGTCCCCATGTTCCCTGTTGCCGAGATCGGCGAGCGTCTTCTTCACGCCGTAATGCAGTTCAAGCAGCGAAAAACCCTTCCGCAGGCAGGTCAGCATGCCGAGCGCCAGCACATCCACCTTGAGGATCTTGACGTTGTCGAGATCGTCCTTGTCCCATTCGATCATGTAGCGGTCCGGCATGGCCGTCTTCATGATCGGCACCACCTCGTCGAGCCGGTCCCGCGTTATGACGAAGCCGCCGACATGCTGGGTGAGGTGGCGCGGGAAGCCGAGAAGCGCGGAGGCATATTTCAGCACGTTCCTGGTGACCGGATCCTTGATGTCGAGGCCGGCCGCCTTGGCATCGCGCTCGGAAAGATTGTCCTCCGACCAGCCCCAGACGAGACTGCTGATCGCCGACTGGACATCTTCCGACAGTCCGAAGGCCTTGGCGACCTCGCGGCCGGCCGAGCGGGTACGGTAGGTCGTTACCCCCGCCGTCAGCCCGGCATGTTCTCTCTTATAGGTTCTGTAGATGAACTGGATGACCTCTTCGCGCCGATCATGCTCGAAATCGACATCGATATCCGGCGGTTCGTCGCGGTCCATCGAAATGAAACGGTCGAACAGCAGCGTGCTCTTTTGAGGATCGACTTCCGTAATTTCGAGACAATAGCAGATGACCGAATTTGCCGCCGATCCGCGCCCCTGGCACAAGACCTTGAGGTCATAACGGGCGTGCTGGATGATCCTGTAAACCGTCAGGAAATAGGAGGCGTAGTTCTTATCGCCGATGAGTTTCAGTTCATAATCGATCTGCTGCGCCACTTTGGACGGCACACCCTCGGGATAGCGCCTTGCGGCTCCCGCCCTCGTCAGCCTATCGAGCGTCTCCTGCGGCGTTTCGCCGGGATCGTTTTCAGGCGGATAATTATGCTCCAATTCCTTCAGCGAAAAGGTCAGCTTATCGAAGAAAGCCTGGCTATTTTCGATCGCAGCCGGATAGTCCCGGAATATCCGGGCCATTTCACGTGAATCCTTAAGGTAGCGTTCGGCATTCGGCGCCAGCAGGAATCCGGCTTGCGCTATCTGCACGTGCTCCCGGATCGCGATCACCACATCCGAAAGCGGCCGGCGTTCGGGATGATGGTAAAGTGGCTGGTTGGTCGCAATCAGCGGCACGCGGTTTCGCGCCGCAAGCATGGCAAGCACCGCAAAGACCTGCCGGTCGCGGCCGTCATAGGCCGGGGCCAGCGCCATGAAAAAATCCTTGCGGAACCGTCTGCGAAACCGTTCCAGATAATCTTCCAGCGCCGACTGGCCTGACTGACGATCGACAAGAGTGCGATCGGGAACAAGCGCGAGCATCATCTCGTCTCCCCATTCCATGAGCTCGGCTTCCGTCAGGAAGCAGCTTCCCTTGACCGCTTCTTCCTTCAGATTGCCGGCGCTGAGAAGGCGGCAGAGATTTGCCCAGCCCCGCCGATTGCGCGGGTAGGCGAGGATATCCGGCGTGTCGTCGCAAAAGACCAGACGGGCGCCCGGCTGAATCCGGATGGGATCGAAAATCCTTTCCGTTTTCCCGTCCTTCTCCGCCTGGGCCAGGATCGCATCTCTGTTCCTGTATCTCTCCTCGAGCTGCAGCGCCTGCGCATGCGCCCTGACGACGCCGGCAACCGAATTCCGGTCCGCAATGCCGAGACCGCCGAGCCGGAGATGAGCGGCCTGGACGACCATCTCTTCCGGACTGGAGGCGCCCTCGAGAAACGAAAAATTCGTTCTCACGCCGATCTCGAAAAATGCCGGCCCGCTTTTCATGCAAACACACCGTGCATGAACCAGCGAGGATCGAGTTCCCGGCCATAGAAACCGCGACGATAGATCCAGAAGCGATGTCCGGCCTCGTCCTCGATGCGGAAATAGTCACGCGCCTCGGCGTCATCCCCATCGATCCACCACTCCATGGCGATCCGTTCCGGCCCTTCGCTTCTTGCCACCTGATGCTGCATGCGCCGCCAGCGGAAGATCTGCGGCGGACCATCGGGCACTTCGGCAAGCATGATCTCGACCGGCTCCGGCGTTGCGAAGAGCCGCAGCGGGCGCTCCTCGCGGAAAGGAAGCTGGATGCCCTGCGCCGCCTTCCGCCTGGGAAGAGCATCCATCACGGGAACCGTGATGACGGCGCGTTCCGGCACATGGCTCTCGCGGAGCTGGAAGCTTTGCAGGCAATCCGCACCCAGCCGGGCCGAGACCCGGTCGACGAAAACAGAAAGCGAGATCTCGCCCTGACGGTCGCCCTCGAAATCCGCCTGGGCCTCGTTGAAGGGATCATGCCGCAGCACATTCAACCGCAGGATTTCGAAACCATAGCCGGCATCGAGATCGTCATAAACCGCCTGCAATCGCTCGGAAAAAAGCCCGGCAATGAATTTTGGTTCACGAAGCGGCTGCGAAGCACCGACGGAGATACGAAAGACCCTGCCGTCGACGCGGAACAGCACCAGTTCGAACACCCGTCCACCGATCCCCCGCGTCTCCAGCGACGGCTGCAGCGACACGGCGACCTGCCGCGTGACGGCAAGGATCTGTTCTTCCGTCCCGATGGGCTCGATCAGGCGGCTTTCGGCCGAGAGGCTGGCGACCGGACGCCGCGGCGAGACCGGCTCCTCCTCACGTCCCAGCGCCTGGTCGAGCCGCAGAAGCAGTCCCGGGCCGAACCGGCGGGTCAGCGGCGCGCGCGGTGCATCGATGACGTCGCCGATATATTTCAGGCCGAGCTTCTTCAGCGCATCGACGGTTTGTCCTTCCAGCCGCAAGGCTGCCACCGGCAAGGACATCAGCACCTGCTTCGTCTCCTCATCCTCTATCACGCCGCCTCGCCCGAAGCGCGACGCGGCCCAGGAAAGGCCTGGCGAGGATGAGATGGCGCCGCGCGCATCGATTCCCATATGAAAAAGCCGCGACAGCACATCCTTGAGAAGCGGCTTTTCCCCACCGAAGAGATGGGCGCAGCCGCTAATGTCAAGAAACAGGCCGTCCTTGCCGTCGAACGCCACCAGCGGCGTATAACGGTCGCACCAGTCGGCAATGGCCTCCAGCAGCCGGCGGTCGGCCGCCGGATCCTCTTCCGCGACCTCGAGCATTGGGTACATGGCCCGCGCTTCGGCAACGCCCTGGTCCTTTTTCAGCCCCAGCCTTTCGGCCAACTCGTCCAGCGCCGTCAGCCGCATGGCATTGTTGAGTTTGCCGGAACAGACGATAGGCGGTGCCTCAGGACGCCCTGTCGAACGCCAGGAGAGCCCCCATCGCCTGCGGGCGATGCGGTCCGTTGGCAGATGCGGAAAGCTGAGCGCCAGAATGCGCTGACTGCTCGCCTGGAGAACGAAGGAGGTTTGGCTCGGCGACGGGGAGAAATTCGCGTCCATGGGGGTTCCACTCCAGAAAAAAGCAGAGCGGGGCCGGATTGCGCCCCTTCTCCAGCGTGAGACGGAAAATCGGATTGCCGATGCTGCCGGAAAGCTTCGATCCATCCGGCAACGGCCGCAGACCGGATGGCGCCGGCTCGACATGCAGACGGAAGGCCGCACTGCTTGCCTCTTCCGCCCCGGCCTGGCGGACAAGAAAGAGCGGACGGCGGGCAGCACGCGCCCTGAGACTGAGCCTGCGGCTTTCGGTCAGGCCGAAATGGGCGGGATTGCCTCGCACTTCGAAGATGACCGCCGAAAAGGCAGCGCTTTCCACCGCGGTCTCCACCAGCCAGAGCGCCTCGTCCAGCTTGCGCGGCGCGGCATGGAAAAACCGCTCCGGGCTCAGCCCGAAATCCCGAAGCCCGGGAACATAGGGACGGCCGGCCTCCAGCGTGCCGACAGCATCGCCGATCCAGAGCAGCGGGGAAAGCCTGCCGGCATCCGCCTCTTGGCTCTGCAGCCGCGCGGCGACGGCCAGCGCCAGCCCGCTTGCCGCACCGGCATCACGCGACAGAGCGGAGCGGAATTCGGTGATCGCATCGAGCGGCAGGCCGCCTTCCAGCGCCTCATCAAGCGATTCCACCCCGAACGCCAGGGGCGGCAGACTGCGCCTCTGCCGTGTCTTGCCTCCGTCCGCCAGGGCTTCCCGCTCCGCTGCCGCAAGCGCCGGCGCGGGCTTCCCCTCCAATCTGGCGATGGTTTCGCGGAGCGCAAAAAGCCGCTCGCGCGCCAGGGCGTGCTGCGCCATGGCGTTCTCCAATCCGTCTTGTTCCTGTTATGTTCTTATAGATTCCAGAGAGCTAATGAAGAGTCAACGGCCATTTTCTATGAATTTATTCCTGCCTTTGATTCCGCACTCGAAAACCGGCGATAAAGGTTCTATATGGGCCCGCAAAGGAAGGAATATTCATGGCCCGCATAGACCAGAGCGATGATTGGCGGGACCGCCATGCGCCGACGATCAGCACCTTCGAGTCGCTGGCCATGGAGGCCTATAGCCATCTGCCGGATGAATTTCGCCGGTTGACGACCAACCTCACGATCGAGATCGAAGACTTCCCCGATGACGATGTTTTCGAGGACATGGCGTTGGAAACCCCTTTCGATCTGCTCGGCCTTTTCGAAGGCAGGGGCATTTCCGAACGTTTCACGGTGGAAACCGGCGAGATGCCGAACCGCATCCGCCTCTACCGGCGCCCCATTCTCGATTACTGGGCCGAGAATGACGAGACGCTCGGCGATATCATCACCCACGTCCTGATCCACGAAATCGGCCACCATTTCGGGCTGAGCGACGACGATATGGAGCGGATCGAGGCAAGCGCTGAGGAAGCCGCCGAGCGCTAACGCATCGCCCGAAAAAACCGGCATCGCTCGGTGCTGTAAACCTTACTGCTCGGAGAGCTTCATCTCGGGATGGTAATCCTTGCCTTCGACGGTCTTGACGACCGCCTGGCCGCACTGCATCGCGCCGGTTGCGGCATTGAAGGCATAGGTCGGCGAGCCCTCCAGCGACCAGCCCTTGTTGAGGGCGGCGGTGACCTTGTGGCAGAAGGAAGCGTCGTCGGGACCGGTCAGGAAGCGGTAAAGTTTCATCAGGCGGGCTTTCTTGCAGAAATCAGGCGAGCTTTATGAACCAGGCTTTCGGCTTGGACAAGATGCAGCCGCTCGATCATCCGCCCGCCTGAATTGATGACGTTCAAGCCATCGGAAGCCGGATCGGCAAAAGCCGATATGATCGCCTCCGCTTCCGCAATCGCTGCCGGGTCCGGGCCGAAATGCCGATTGGCGGGCTCGATCTGCGTGGGATGGATCAGCATCTTGCCGGCAAAGCCCATGGCCCGGCCCTGCAGGCATTCGGCATCGAAACCCTGCTCGTCCCTGAAATCGTTGAAGACGCTGTCGATCGCATCGAGCCCGTAAGCGCTGACCGCCAGGACGACCTGCATCAGCCACGGCACGAGATAGGTTCGTCCCGGCTGCGGCAAGACGCCCGTTTCCTTGCGCAGATCGTTGAGGCCGACGACGAGGCAATCGAGCCGCGAGCCCGGCGTCCGGCCGGCTTCGGCGATCGCCCCGGCATTCAGCACGCCGCGCGGCGTCTCGATCATCGCCCAGATGCGCAGTTCCTCCGGCGCATCCGCATCGGCGAGCAGATCGCCTATATCGGTAATACCGCGAGGTCCCTCCACCTTGGGAAGGAGGATGGCATCGGGCAAAAGCGCCTTGACCAGATCCAGGTCCACCGGACCGAATTCGGATGACAAAGAATTGATGCGAATGATCCTTTCCTTGCCTTCAAGCGGCGGCCCCGCAAAAAAGGCGCGCAGATTTTCCCGCGCTTGCCCCTTCTTCTCGGGCGAGACGGAATCCTCCAGATCGAAAATAACCGCATCGCAATCAAGCGAATGGCTTTTTTCGAGCGCCCGGAGATTGATGGCGGGCACGCTCAGCACCGAGCGGCGCAGATTTAAGGAACGGCGAGGGGGTATTTGGCTCATCGATCATTAGTGCCAAGCTTCGCAAAGCCGGGCAAGACAACAAAAAGCCATGCTTGCCTTGCAGAGAAGAAAAAGAAGGACACATTCCTTTCCGTAGAAAGGTACCAAACCCCATGCAGAACATTCGCTCCATCTTCTTCATGCTTGCCGGCGCCAGCGTTTTCGTGGCCATGCTGCTTCTCACCTTCTCGGTGACGCTTGCCGTCGGCGGCATTCTGACCGTGCTGATGGTCGGCCGCGCACTGTCGCTGAAGATGAAGCCCGCTCCGGTCCGCGCCAAGGCAAACAATGGCCAACGCGAAATGCGGATCTGGAACGACGGCCGCGGCACGATCATCGATCTCTAAGCCGCTTCACGCGAAAAACCGACCGACATTGTCGGATCATGCGTCCATGCTACGTCCTTGAAGCAGCCAGGCATCCAGCCGGCGCTTGAAAACGATGGAGGACGAGCATGAATGCGACGGAAAACAATCCGGTCAAGATGCCGCCGGTCAAAAATGGCCTGCTGCCCTATCTGACGGTCGGCGGCGCTGTGAAAGCCGCAGAATTCTACAAGAAAGCTTTCGGCGCCGAAGAAGCCTATATCGTGCCGGTCGACGAAAGCGGCCGGACGATGCATGTGCATCTCTACATCAACGGCAGTTCCCTCATGCTGTCGGATGCCTATCCGGAATACGGCCACCCCTTCAAAGGCCATGAAGGCTTCGCCATCCAGCTGGTTATCGACGATATCGATTTCTGGTGGGATCGCGCCGTCGCTGCCGGCGCCGAAGTCGTCATGCCGGTCGAACTGATGTTCTGGGGCGACCGTTACGGCCAGCTTCGCGACCCGTTCGGCGTGCTCTGGGGCC is a window of Rhizobium sp. N324 DNA encoding:
- a CDS encoding VOC family protein; amino-acid sequence: MNATENNPVKMPPVKNGLLPYLTVGGAVKAAEFYKKAFGAEEAYIVPVDESGRTMHVHLYINGSSLMLSDAYPEYGHPFKGHEGFAIQLVIDDIDFWWDRAVAAGAEVVMPVELMFWGDRYGQLRDPFGVLWGLNAPTK
- a CDS encoding ImuA family protein, producing MAQHALARERLFALRETIARLEGKPAPALAAAEREALADGGKTRQRRSLPPLAFGVESLDEALEGGLPLDAITEFRSALSRDAGAASGLALAVAARLQSQEADAGRLSPLLWIGDAVGTLEAGRPYVPGLRDFGLSPERFFHAAPRKLDEALWLVETAVESAAFSAVIFEVRGNPAHFGLTESRRLSLRARAARRPLFLVRQAGAEEASSAAFRLHVEPAPSGLRPLPDGSKLSGSIGNPIFRLTLEKGRNPAPLCFFLEWNPHGREFLPVAEPNLLRSPGEQSAHSGAQLSASANGPHRPQAMGALLAFDRAS
- a CDS encoding HpcH/HpaI aldolase/citrate lyase family protein, translating into MSQIPPRRSLNLRRSVLSVPAINLRALEKSHSLDCDAVIFDLEDSVSPEKKGQARENLRAFFAGPPLEGKERIIRINSLSSEFGPVDLDLVKALLPDAILLPKVEGPRGITDIGDLLADADAPEELRIWAMIETPRGVLNAGAIAEAGRTPGSRLDCLVVGLNDLRKETGVLPQPGRTYLVPWLMQVVLAVSAYGLDAIDSVFNDFRDEQGFDAECLQGRAMGFAGKMLIHPTQIEPANRHFGPDPAAIAEAEAIISAFADPASDGLNVINSGGRMIERLHLVQAESLVHKARLISARKPA
- a CDS encoding DUF1737 domain-containing protein, with translation MKLYRFLTGPDDASFCHKVTAALNKGWSLEGSPTYAFNAATGAMQCGQAVVKTVEGKDYHPEMKLSEQ
- a CDS encoding error-prone DNA polymerase — protein: MKSGPAFFEIGVRTNFSFLEGASSPEEMVVQAAHLRLGGLGIADRNSVAGVVRAHAQALQLEERYRNRDAILAQAEKDGKTERIFDPIRIQPGARLVFCDDTPDILAYPRNRRGWANLCRLLSAGNLKEEAVKGSCFLTEAELMEWGDEMMLALVPDRTLVDRQSGQSALEDYLERFRRRFRKDFFMALAPAYDGRDRQVFAVLAMLAARNRVPLIATNQPLYHHPERRPLSDVVIAIREHVQIAQAGFLLAPNAERYLKDSREMARIFRDYPAAIENSQAFFDKLTFSLKELEHNYPPENDPGETPQETLDRLTRAGAARRYPEGVPSKVAQQIDYELKLIGDKNYASYFLTVYRIIQHARYDLKVLCQGRGSAANSVICYCLEITEVDPQKSTLLFDRFISMDRDEPPDIDVDFEHDRREEVIQFIYRTYKREHAGLTAGVTTYRTRSAGREVAKAFGLSEDVQSAISSLVWGWSEDNLSERDAKAAGLDIKDPVTRNVLKYASALLGFPRHLTQHVGGFVITRDRLDEVVPIMKTAMPDRYMIEWDKDDLDNVKILKVDVLALGMLTCLRKGFSLLELHYGVKKTLADLGNREHGDEGRPVYEMMGRADTLGVFQIESRAQMSMLPRLKPKLFYDLVIEVAIVRPGPIQGDMVHPYLKRREQRARNIPIEYPSEELKTVLERTLGVPLFQEQAMQIAITAAGFAPAEADKLRRAMATFKRTGTIGNFETRFIEGMASKGYAREFAQQCFNQIKGFGEYGFPESHAASFALLVYASSWLKAYYPDVFCAAMLNSQPMGFYAPAQLVRDAREHGVRILPVDINESDWDCGLEEAAFDPNAVDFHHREMRGIIKARHAVRLGFRQIKGISDKEMELLVKHRGRGYGSVRDLWLRSGLQKSVIERLADADAFQSLKLSRRDALWAVRALDVKSAAEELPLFEQVRHVDLQAEPATKLPDMLPGEQVIEDYRYLSLSLKAHPVSFLREELRHADVTRNVDLLKVANGRRVTIAGLVPVRQRPGSAKGVIFMTLEDETGVANAIVWPKIFDTYRSVVMGARLVKIRGRLQSQSGVIHTVVEQIEDMTPALGILQREARRFGVCERADEVLSPGVDQRQKKLAHAQERAELEKRMAATGRNSGIAETAEVMPRGRNFH
- a CDS encoding metallopeptidase family protein, yielding MARIDQSDDWRDRHAPTISTFESLAMEAYSHLPDEFRRLTTNLTIEIEDFPDDDVFEDMALETPFDLLGLFEGRGISERFTVETGEMPNRIRLYRRPILDYWAENDETLGDIITHVLIHEIGHHFGLSDDDMERIEASAEEAAER
- a CDS encoding Y-family DNA polymerase, with product MRLTALDELAERLGLKKDQGVAEARAMYPMLEVAEEDPAADRRLLEAIADWCDRYTPLVAFDGKDGLFLDISGCAHLFGGEKPLLKDVLSRLFHMGIDARGAISSSPGLSWAASRFGRGGVIEDEETKQVLMSLPVAALRLEGQTVDALKKLGLKYIGDVIDAPRAPLTRRFGPGLLLRLDQALGREEEPVSPRRPVASLSAESRLIEPIGTEEQILAVTRQVAVSLQPSLETRGIGGRVFELVLFRVDGRVFRISVGASQPLREPKFIAGLFSERLQAVYDDLDAGYGFEILRLNVLRHDPFNEAQADFEGDRQGEISLSVFVDRVSARLGADCLQSFQLRESHVPERAVITVPVMDALPRRKAAQGIQLPFREERPLRLFATPEPVEIMLAEVPDGPPQIFRWRRMQHQVARSEGPERIAMEWWIDGDDAEARDYFRIEDEAGHRFWIYRRGFYGRELDPRWFMHGVFA